Proteins from one Syngnathus scovelli strain Florida chromosome 17, RoL_Ssco_1.2, whole genome shotgun sequence genomic window:
- the thoc1 gene encoding THO complex subunit 1: protein MSPPLFEFIEAKDKLTESTKQALGDKSSKAIIQAFYHIPGNETEKKTTLDQAFRVVLGEQLVGKASSCEAYLSLIYMSIDAVTEGICSATTPFVLLGDVLDSLPLDQCDNIFTFVEENVCTWKSNSFYTAGKNYLLRMCNDLLRRLSKSQNTVFCGRIQLFLARLFPLSEKSGLNLQSQFNLENITVFNKNEDESTFTLKHTGEKEDGMEVEEGEMGEEEAPASCSIPIDYNLYRKFWTLQDYFRNPVQCYDKVSWMTFLKYSDETLAVFKSFKLDDMQASKRKLEELRASGGEHVYFAKFLTSEKLMDLQLSDSNFRRHILLQYLILFQYLKGQVKFKSSSCLLNDDQSAWIEETTKLVYQLLREIPPDGDKFATMVERILNTEENWIAWKNEGCCSFVKERVVDDKPKRPSRKRAAPEDFLGKGPDRKIFMGNDELTRLWNLNLDNMEACKSDSREFMPSLDEFFAEAIEQADPANMVEEEYKVVRNPNYGWRALRLLSRRSPHFFQPINQKFNSLADYLDTMVSKLAKELPKDIPSEEIKTGEEEDDDENGDNLLKDSNDSPSMPSKMVSNQQMDDVAAKLGNRWKSLASYLEMRAAELREIEAESEDADIRAKLLLVTWQDREGAQATVESLVAALNAAGFAKMADELSEA, encoded by the exons ATGTCGCCTCCCTTGTTTGAATTTATTGAAGCAAAAGACAAGCTCACG GAATCCACCAAGCAGGCGCTGGGCGACAAAAGCAGCAAAGCAATAATACAAGCTTTTTATCACATCCCAGGAAA TGAGACTGAAAAGAAGACCACACTGGACCAGGCTTTTCGGGTGGTCCTCGGGGAGCAGCTT GTGGGCAAGGCGTCGAGTTGTGAGGCCTACTTGTCTCTTATCTACATGAGCATCGATGCAGTCACTGAAG GTATTTGCTCCGCGACTACGCCTTTCGTGCTGCTGGGGGACGTGCTGGACAGTCTTCCTCTGGATCAGTGTGACAACATCTTCACCTTTGTGGAGGAGAACGTTTGCACGTGGAAATCT AACTCATTCTACACAGCTGGTAAAAACTACTTGTTGAGGATGTGTAATG ATCTCCTACGGCGTCTGTCCAAGTCCCAGAACACAGTATTCTGTGGACGGATACAACTCTTCTTGGCTCGTCTCTTCCCGCTGTCAGAAAAATCCG GTTTGAATCTCCAGAGTCAGTTCAACCTGGAGAACATCACAGTGTTCAACAAAAATGAAGACGAAAGCACCTTTACGCTCAAG cacacaggagagaaggaggacgGAATGGAGGTGGAGGAAGGGGAAATGGGCGAGGAAGAAGCACCTGCGTCGTG CTCCATCCCCATCGACTACAACCTCTACAGAAAGTTCTGGACGCTGCAGGACTACTTCCGCAACCCTGTGCAGTGCTACGACAAAGTTTCCTGGATGACCTTCCTCAAG TACTCGGACGAAACGCTGGCCGTGTTCAAGAGCTTCAAGCTGGACGACATGCAGGCGTCCAAGAGGAAACTGGAAGAACTGCGGGCGTCTGGCGGCGAGCACGTCTATTTTGCCAAGTTCCTCACCAGTGAAAAG CTGATGGACTTGCAGCTGAGCGATAGCAACTTCCGCCGACACATTCTGCTGCAGTACTTGATCCTCTTCCAGTACCTGAAAGGACAAGTCAAATTCAAAAG CTCCAGCTGCTTGCTAAACGACGACCAGTCTGCGTGGATCGAAGAAACCACCAAGTTAGTTTACCAG CTTCTCAGAGAGATTCCTCCAGATGGGGACAAGTTCGCCACCATGGTGGAA CGTATCCTCAACACTGAAGAAAACTGGATAGCTTGGAAAAACGAAGGATGTTGCAGCTTTGTCAAAGAGCG GGTGGTCGACGACAAACCCAAGCGGCCCAGCAGGAAACGAGCGGCTCCAGAAGACTTCCTGGGGAAAGGTCCCGACAGAAAGATCTTCATGGGAAA TGATGAGCTTACTCGGCTATGGAACTTGAACTTGGACAACATGGAAGCCTGCAAGTCAGATAGCAG GGAGTTCATGCCGTCGCTGGATGAATTCTTTGCTGAAGCCATCGAGCAGGCCGACCCTGCCAACATGGTGGAGGAAGAGTACAA GGTTGTTCGGAACCCCAACTACGGCTGGCGGGCTTTACGGCTGCTCTCCAGAAGAAGTCCACACTTTTTTCAGCCCATCAACCAGAAGTTCAACAGCCTGGCCGACTACTTAGACACCATGGTCAGCAAGCTGGCCAAGGAGTTGCCT AAGGACATCCCCTCGGAGGAGATCAAGACGGGtgaggaagaggatgatgaCGAAAATGGAGACAATCTGCTCAAAGacagcaatgaca GCCCGAGCATGCCGAGCAAGATGGTGAGCAACCAGCAGATGGACGACGTGGCGGCCAAGCTCGGCAACCGCTGGAAGTCACTGGCCTCGTACTTGGAGATGCGGGCAGCTGAGCTTCGCGAGATCGAGGCAGAGAGCGAGGACGCCGACATCCGGGCCAAGCTGCTGCTGGTCACCTGGCAGGATCGAGAAGGGGCACAAGCCACAGTGGAGAGCCTGGTGGCGGCCCTTAACGCCGCCGGCTTCGCCAAAATGGCGGACGAACTCAGCGAGGCTTGA
- the mettl17 gene encoding ribosome assembly protein METTL17, mitochondrial — translation MATRSYVSCVLCQRANVNRIVWSRNLSAVAKPQSKADFLQGEPHKRHPGVTHLKTLRLPEELLMAARSIIHRSQVTQLPDRARKLTNFLWSRKRAAEDSAVRKKAVSLEKELWKKTMEKGGNFDEQVAADRIKRGVLSELRRTFYHWTPMKYDEELGVVYMAAKMAGGYAAVRRALNEIKKRDPTFAPQSLLDFGSGLGTVAWAAHACWSATLNELVCVDSSGPMNILAERLLKGDDEQAAAHIKHVYFRQFLPVSPKVQFDLVASAYTLSEIASAKEREEAVLVLWRKTASYLLLVENGTKEGHQMLMEARRTLLRNQDKTVHDTRPASVFAPCPHEATCPKLALASVVPCNFHQMYMPLYGHNSQMEKFSYLIMTREQRRPLEEEVHWSRLLAPPQARTRHVHCRLCRPDGRLEHLVVTASKHGRDVYRCARSSQWGDRLPLVQDDNQNEDDTDGEPTSG, via the exons ATGGCGACGAGGAGCTACGTTTCTTGCGTTTTATGCCAGCGGGCGAATGTGAACAGGATAGTGTGGAGCAGG AATTTGAGTGCCGTCGCAAAGCCTCAGTCCAAAGCGGATTTCCTCCAAGGAGAGCCACACAAACGACACCCGGGGGTGACCCACCTCAAAACCCTCCGCCTGCCCGAAGAACTCCTGATGGCCGCCCGCTCTATCATCCACA GGTCTCAGGTGACACAGCTTCCTGACCGTGCTCGCAAACTGACCAACTTCCTGTGGAGCAGGAAGCGAGCTGCCGAGGACTCGGCAGTGAGGAAAAAGGCCGTGAGTTTGGAAAAGGAACTGTGGAAGAAGACCATGGAAAAAGGAGGAA ATTTTGATGAGCAAGTAGCGGCTGACCGCATCAAGAGGGGCGTGTTGTCGGAGCTCCGGCGGACATTTTATCACTGGACTCCTATGAA GTATGACGAGGAGCTCGGCGTGGTCTACATGGCGGCGAAGATGGCTGGAGGCTACGCCGCCGTCAGGAGGGCTCTTAACGAG ATCAAGAAACGCGATCCTACGTTTGCTCCTCAGTCTCTTCTGGATTTTGGGTCCGGGCTGGGAACGGTGGCCTG GGCGGCTCATGCTTGCTGGTCTGCCACTCTGAATGAGCTGGTTTGTGTGGACAGCTCAGGGCCCATGAACATTTTGGCGGAACGTCTTCTTAAAG GTGACGACGAACAAGCAGCAgctcacatcaagcatgtttacTTCAGGCAGTTTCTACCTGTATCTCCCAAG GTGCAGTTTGATTTGGTGGCGTCAGCCTACACGTTGTCGGAAATTGCCAGTGCCAAGGAGCGGGAAGAGGCCGTGCTCGTTTTGTGGAGGAAGACCGCCTCCTACCTC TTATTGGTGGAAAATGGGACCAAAGAAGGCCATCAGATGCTAATGGAAGCTCGGCGGACTCTACTACGCAACCAAGACAAAACCGTCCATGACACCAGACCGGCTTCTGTGTTTGCCCCG tgtCCTCACGAAGCCACGTGTCCCAAACTTGCACTAGCATCCGTCGTGCCTTGCAACTTCCATCAGATGTACATGCCGCTATACGGG caTAACAGTCAGATGGAAAAGTTCAGCTATCTGATTATGACCCGAGAGCAACGCCGCCCCCTAGAGGAAGAGGTGCACTGGTCCAGGCTGCTAGCGCCCCCACAGGCCAGGACAAGGCACGTGCATTGCCGTCTGTGTCGCCCAGACGGACGCCTGGAGCACCTGGTGGTGACCGCCAGCAAACATGGACG AGACGTTTATCGCTGCGCCCGCAGCAGCCAATGGGGCGACCGACTTCCTCTAGTTCAAGACGACAACCAAAATGAAGACGACACCGATGGTGAACCAACATCAGGCTAA